Proteins encoded together in one Camelina sativa cultivar DH55 chromosome 9, Cs, whole genome shotgun sequence window:
- the LOC104714930 gene encoding protein PHLOEM PROTEIN 2-LIKE A5-like, whose amino-acid sequence MSVFSPTQVRHVFLNYRGEELRSSFVSHLIDAFERNAVNFFLDRHEQRGKDLKNLFVRIKESRIALAIFSPRYAESPWCMDELVTMKKLADQGKLLVIPIFYNVEPEDMRNQTGEFGDNFWTLAKCSTGDQIKNWKEALQCISEKMGLSLRAKSSEADFVKKIVREVHKVTEAIGKEEEKKDREMQLMPIRSRI is encoded by the exons ATGTCAGTCTTCTCTCCCACTCAAGTGCGTCATGTGTTTTTGAATTATAGGGGAGAGGAATTGCGTTCAAGCTTCGTTAGCCACCTGATTGATGCATTTGAAAGGAATGCGGTAAACTTCTTCCTAGACAGACACGAGCAAAGAGGCAAAGACCTCAAAAATCTCTTTGTACGGATCAAAGAATCGAGGATCGCGCTGGCAATCTTCTCTCCCAG GTATGCGGAGTCGCCGTGGTGTATGGATGAATTGGTGACAATGAAGAAACTTGCGGATCAAGGAAAGCTCCTAGTCATTCCAATCTTTTACAATGTGGAGCCAGAAGACATGAGAAATCAAACAGGTGAGTTTGGTGACAACTTCTGGACTCTCGCCAAGTGTTCTACTGGAGATCAGATCAAGAATTGGAAAGAAGCTCTCCAATGTATCTCTGAGAAGATGGGTTTGTCTTTGAGAGCCAAAAG cTCTGAAGCcgattttgttaagaaaattgTTAGGGAGGTTCACAAAGTTACGGAAGCAAttggaaaggaagaagaaaagaaagatcgGGAAATGCAATTAATGCCAATACGATCACGAATTTGA